The proteins below are encoded in one region of Candidatus Binatia bacterium:
- a CDS encoding LLM class F420-dependent oxidoreductase codes for MKFGIRIPPPQMGPIGDPDFVVRYARLVESFGFESLWAIDHAVMHTEYDSRYPYKTTGRTPLPADSDMPDPLLLLMFLAAATEKIRLGTAMLILPQRHPVILAKEVATLDQYSGGRLTLGMGIGWVKEEVEDLGQDFSDRGRRANEWIRVMRSLWAEGISHFEGEYFNFKGVLSYPKPVQPGGIPLMIGGHSKFAARRAGRYGDEFYPHWSTRGPDEEELRKLWPIVQDEAEKAGRPRDAVRLTLTSTSDAKTALATAEFCAELGAERIVVLPPKGRLDGSLPDELARFREQVMLPLGGHGADQPPR; via the coding sequence ATGAAGTTCGGAATTCGTATTCCCCCGCCGCAAATGGGTCCGATCGGTGACCCGGATTTCGTCGTACGCTATGCAAGGCTTGTCGAGTCGTTTGGGTTCGAGTCGCTCTGGGCGATCGATCATGCCGTGATGCACACGGAATACGATTCGCGCTATCCCTACAAGACCACGGGCCGCACGCCGCTGCCGGCAGACTCGGATATGCCCGATCCGCTGCTTCTTCTGATGTTTCTGGCGGCAGCGACCGAGAAGATCCGGCTGGGTACCGCGATGTTGATCCTGCCGCAGCGCCATCCGGTGATTCTCGCCAAGGAGGTGGCGACCCTCGACCAATATTCCGGGGGGCGACTGACGCTCGGCATGGGGATCGGTTGGGTGAAAGAAGAAGTCGAGGATCTGGGACAGGACTTCTCGGACCGTGGACGCCGGGCCAATGAATGGATCCGGGTGATGCGCTCGCTGTGGGCCGAAGGCATCTCTCATTTCGAAGGCGAGTATTTCAATTTCAAGGGCGTGTTGAGCTATCCCAAGCCAGTGCAGCCAGGGGGAATTCCGCTGATGATCGGCGGGCATAGTAAATTCGCGGCCCGCCGCGCGGGTCGCTACGGCGACGAGTTCTATCCCCATTGGTCCACGCGTGGGCCGGACGAAGAGGAACTCCGGAAATTGTGGCCGATCGTCCAGGACGAAGCGGAAAAGGCCGGCCGCCCGCGCGACGCAGTGCGCCTCACGTTGACCAGTACCAGTGATGCCAAAACCGCTCTTGCGACAGCCGAGTTTTGCGCCGAATTGGGAGCCGAGCGTATCGTGGTGCTTCCACCCAAGGGCCGACTCGACGGATCCTTGCCCGACGAATTGGCTCGCTTCCGCGAGCAGGTGATGTTGCCGCTGGGTGGCCACGGCGCAGACCAGCCCCCCCGGTGA
- a CDS encoding NHLP leader peptide family RiPP precursor yields the protein MADYTSRRDFEAKIVAKAWKDDAFRNELKANPKAVLERELKALYPDAALPADLDVKILEESPNEIFLVVPPEPAGATGSLSDEELGAVAGGTAVLVTVVVAATTVGVVNVDANTNVNVNANLQTNVNVNVNVG from the coding sequence ATGGCAGATTATACAAGCAGAAGAGATTTCGAAGCCAAGATCGTTGCGAAGGCGTGGAAAGACGATGCGTTCCGCAACGAGCTAAAAGCTAACCCCAAGGCTGTTCTCGAGCGAGAGCTGAAGGCGCTCTATCCCGATGCAGCGCTTCCTGCAGATCTTGATGTGAAGATCCTCGAGGAGTCTCCCAACGAGATTTTCCTCGTGGTACCGCCCGAGCCGGCAGGTGCGACGGGCTCGTTGAGCGACGAAGAGCTCGGCGCCGTTGCGGGCGGAACCGCCGTGCTCGTAACGGTCGTCGTAGCAGCCACCACCGTCGGCGTTGTCAACGTGGACGCAAACACCAATGTCAACGTGAACGCCAACCTCCAGACCAACGTCAACGTTAACGTCAATGTTGGATAG
- a CDS encoding methyltransferase: MTATQPQVVAPEPVISELKEYLDRVRFQGFYKNLVGLRSYYATPSSLGKNPPLTKLAHLLHDQKSRDLDIALCLSARREIKRDWLSSESATLAEKLVEAGFLQESEVGFGPGSVELIAWNDLYLLLDARSHYAQPDSLNEVYIGIDSYLLGYYLDLEMLRGGGRHLDLCMGTGVIGLLGASVGADVVSTDIAPAPLLMGARNRLLNGFEDRIEIRAEPMEETLANCTERFDVVSCNPPFVVAPEGLDLFQIFAQGPDPDGLGYVRWLFENVWDTLTENGSCAQVALFPGDGDRLHFQDELEELAARRSLAIDIFVDREIAEEAQRKGTTAWLVRLAKDISAEEIAERVAHHFREVLRAEQFFLATIVARRSTHPEVQLLNRYRDGGIMAGGRLSNGLDPIYQRIPVRKKDKPSV; the protein is encoded by the coding sequence ATGACCGCTACGCAACCGCAGGTTGTCGCTCCAGAACCCGTGATCTCGGAGCTGAAAGAGTACCTCGACCGGGTACGCTTCCAGGGGTTCTACAAGAATCTCGTCGGCCTCCGCTCGTACTATGCAACGCCGAGTTCGCTTGGAAAAAATCCGCCACTCACGAAGCTCGCCCACCTGCTCCATGATCAGAAGTCGCGGGATCTCGATATCGCCCTCTGCCTCAGTGCGCGAAGAGAAATCAAACGCGACTGGCTGTCGAGCGAAAGCGCCACCCTGGCCGAGAAGCTTGTCGAAGCCGGATTCCTCCAGGAGTCTGAGGTTGGCTTCGGGCCAGGTAGCGTGGAGCTGATCGCCTGGAACGACCTCTACCTGCTCCTTGATGCACGAAGCCACTACGCTCAACCGGACTCACTCAACGAAGTCTACATCGGCATAGACAGTTATCTCCTCGGCTATTACCTCGACCTTGAAATGCTACGCGGCGGCGGCCGGCATCTGGATCTTTGCATGGGGACCGGGGTCATCGGGCTGCTTGGCGCAAGCGTAGGAGCCGACGTCGTCTCGACCGATATCGCGCCTGCGCCGCTCCTGATGGGAGCCAGGAATAGACTCCTCAATGGATTCGAGGATCGCATCGAGATCCGTGCGGAGCCGATGGAGGAAACCCTGGCGAACTGCACCGAGCGCTTCGATGTCGTAAGCTGCAACCCGCCGTTTGTTGTCGCACCTGAGGGACTGGACTTATTCCAGATCTTCGCACAAGGGCCTGATCCCGACGGCCTGGGTTATGTGCGGTGGCTGTTCGAGAACGTATGGGACACCCTGACGGAAAACGGTAGCTGCGCGCAGGTGGCTCTTTTTCCGGGAGACGGGGACCGTCTTCATTTCCAAGACGAACTGGAGGAGCTGGCGGCACGGCGCTCCCTTGCCATCGATATTTTCGTGGACCGGGAGATCGCCGAAGAGGCACAACGCAAAGGGACTACGGCCTGGCTGGTTCGATTGGCGAAGGATATTTCAGCCGAGGAAATCGCCGAAAGGGTTGCCCATCATTTCCGTGAAGTCCTCCGAGCAGAGCAGTTCTTCCTCGCCACGATCGTTGCCCGACGATCCACCCATCCCGAGGTTCAGTTGCTGAATCGCTACCGCGATGGCGGTATAATGGCCGGTGGCCGTCTCTCGAACGGGCTCGACCCAATCTACCAGCGAATCCCAGTCCGAAAGAAGGACAAGCCAAGTGTCTGA
- a CDS encoding radical SAM family RiPP maturation amino acid epimerase, whose product MPKDDFSVGEIKRFLEIWSASEEWRARLTEDHEGLVALYGRLPHLDEVQAILSGAGDGVAIRDDIQAYTDFVGEKIAYRERVKVQCEPDHPGFRAWRRRQIARNVAENGQNADNFIIHTPVAIEYSQGCSVGCWYCGVDADKLRKVFEYSPENAQLHRDIVQICLEKIGPAVQWACSYWATDPLDNPEYENFMVDFHEVTGMFPQTTTAQPDKHLERVRELLKLSRSKGQFVDRFSIQSLKQFDEVLRFFPADELKNVELVMQQPQALNSFKANAGRFYRLAEKNEKLIDREKAKFKGFMLDHANGQALGDSELESAAKEFELPGTNSCMSGFWINLAERFIRLASPTHGSEIWPGGWILFEEVNFEDAADFEQKLEGLMQRNMPECLPAGTPTAFGRGYDFEPIERGFALSTTHQRADVRPTEEDRSFALIGKLLHRGKNTPEEIAVLSGYQDGEPEARTMAVLRHFFDRGFLKEEPDENFFERQVAARRG is encoded by the coding sequence ATGCCTAAAGATGATTTTTCCGTTGGCGAGATAAAGAGGTTCCTCGAAATCTGGTCTGCCAGCGAGGAGTGGCGTGCCCGACTCACTGAGGATCATGAGGGTCTAGTCGCTCTATACGGGCGACTGCCGCATCTCGATGAAGTGCAAGCGATTCTCTCGGGTGCGGGCGATGGGGTGGCGATAAGGGACGACATCCAAGCGTATACCGATTTCGTCGGCGAAAAGATCGCCTATCGGGAGAGGGTCAAGGTACAATGCGAACCGGACCATCCGGGATTCCGCGCATGGCGACGACGCCAAATCGCCCGCAACGTTGCCGAGAACGGTCAAAATGCGGACAATTTCATCATCCATACTCCCGTCGCCATCGAGTATTCGCAGGGGTGCTCGGTGGGCTGCTGGTACTGCGGGGTGGATGCCGACAAGCTGCGCAAGGTTTTCGAGTACAGCCCGGAAAATGCGCAACTCCACCGCGATATCGTCCAGATCTGCCTGGAAAAGATCGGTCCTGCCGTCCAGTGGGCTTGTAGTTACTGGGCAACCGATCCGCTCGACAACCCCGAGTATGAGAATTTCATGGTTGACTTCCATGAAGTCACGGGCATGTTTCCGCAGACCACGACCGCTCAGCCCGACAAGCACCTGGAGCGAGTCCGGGAGCTTCTCAAGCTCTCCCGCAGCAAGGGCCAATTCGTCGATCGCTTTTCGATTCAGAGCCTGAAGCAATTCGACGAGGTCCTCCGCTTCTTCCCCGCGGACGAATTGAAAAACGTCGAGCTCGTTATGCAGCAACCCCAGGCCCTGAACTCTTTCAAGGCCAATGCGGGTCGCTTCTACCGGTTGGCGGAAAAGAATGAGAAACTCATCGACCGCGAGAAGGCGAAGTTCAAGGGTTTCATGCTCGACCATGCAAACGGGCAGGCGCTCGGCGACAGCGAACTGGAAAGCGCCGCCAAGGAATTCGAGTTGCCCGGAACGAACTCGTGCATGTCGGGCTTCTGGATCAACCTGGCCGAGCGTTTCATCCGGCTAGCCAGCCCGACCCATGGTTCAGAGATCTGGCCAGGCGGATGGATTCTCTTCGAGGAGGTGAACTTCGAGGATGCCGCAGACTTCGAGCAGAAGCTCGAAGGATTGATGCAACGCAACATGCCGGAATGCCTCCCAGCCGGCACTCCGACCGCCTTTGGGCGGGGCTATGACTTTGAGCCCATAGAACGCGGCTTCGCTCTATCGACTACGCATCAAAGAGCGGATGTGCGCCCGACCGAAGAGGATCGAAGTTTCGCCCTCATTGGAAAGCTCCTCCACCGGGGGAAGAATACCCCGGAAGAAATTGCAGTCTTGTCGGGCTACCAGGACGGTGAACCCGAGGCTCGAACGATGGCGGTCCTTAGGCACTTTTTCGACCGGGGTTTTCTGAAAGAAGAGCCCGACGAAAACTTCTTCGAGCGGCAAGTCGCTGCCCGCCGAGGATGA
- a CDS encoding integrase core domain-containing protein, whose product TLGTTMKASDVTATLDLARAIGRFVEHYNHRRYHESLDNVTPADAYHGRRNAILTRREQIKKKTMARRKRQNLRAA is encoded by the coding sequence GACGCTCGGCACGACGATGAAGGCGTCGGACGTGACCGCGACGCTGGATCTGGCGCGAGCGATCGGTCGCTTCGTCGAGCACTACAACCACCGCCGCTACCACGAGTCACTGGACAACGTGACTCCAGCCGATGCATATCATGGGCGGCGCAACGCGATCCTCACGCGCCGAGAACAGATCAAGAAGAAGACAATGGCTCGTCGTAAGCGGCAGAACCTACGCGCCGCGTAG
- a CDS encoding DoxX family protein, producing the protein MNPIFLLRRILALAQRLLPLQGYWIALVRFSIGVFFCITGATKLVDADSRAEMVKTLLASGVPFPEVNAVVISLVEFVGGGLLAIGLLTPICAIFLGGDMLVAIVTDRIKSVQGDTFFAWLDNFLYLPEVLYALILGWLLISGAGKLSLDGLLARSDSDLR; encoded by the coding sequence GTGAATCCGATTTTCTTACTCCGTCGTATCTTGGCCTTGGCTCAACGTTTGCTTCCGCTGCAGGGCTACTGGATTGCGTTGGTTCGTTTTTCGATTGGAGTGTTTTTTTGTATTACGGGGGCCACGAAGTTGGTCGATGCGGACTCCCGCGCCGAGATGGTGAAAACCTTGCTCGCTTCCGGGGTCCCTTTTCCGGAAGTGAATGCCGTCGTCATTTCCCTGGTCGAGTTCGTGGGCGGAGGCCTTCTTGCAATCGGTCTCCTGACGCCGATCTGCGCCATCTTCCTTGGCGGAGACATGCTAGTTGCGATCGTTACGGATCGGATCAAGAGTGTTCAAGGAGATACATTTTTCGCCTGGCTTGATAATTTCTTGTATCTACCGGAAGTCCTCTACGCGCTTATTTTGGGTTGGTTGCTGATTTCGGGGGCAGGGAAACTAAGCCTCGATGGTCTCCTGGCCCGCAGCGATTCCGACCTTCGCTGA
- a CDS encoding TfuA domain-containing protein, translated as MELIVILDGYFHTCASIWPREILAALRAGIAVVGAASLGAIRAAELSKEGMVGIGRIFQGFSSGDLVGDDEVALLHGDEESGYRPISDPLVEFRVALDGAVARSLVTPQERWELLAELGELYFGERTRASLFRTRTFDALAATQGRKLRAYIEGVSFTAKREDALEALRFCATHRDALVSEAARNRSPLDQSITELAQRGVLRGDGELHSLQNLLASQPYRDEDVGGIIRGVRRRFLILHWMQGRRLEPPAEALALLPNHWTQEVPDDEELACWLGRNAMRRHEFEAEWRRRATCEWLESLPNDADEPAIPRRKNLSAGDACLLDWAEKAGIRAPGESREAPQACIDWLLLQGPGYFGLGGSEEPAYNEDLALIRDFQFRGWIAKWAGAGSQGRPAL; from the coding sequence GTGGAATTGATCGTTATCCTCGACGGATATTTCCACACTTGCGCGTCGATCTGGCCGCGCGAAATCCTGGCCGCGCTGCGGGCCGGTATTGCTGTTGTCGGAGCGGCCAGTCTCGGCGCCATCCGGGCTGCGGAATTGTCGAAGGAAGGTATGGTCGGGATTGGCCGAATCTTCCAGGGATTCTCGTCGGGCGACCTGGTGGGTGATGACGAGGTCGCTCTCCTCCACGGGGACGAGGAGTCCGGATATCGTCCCATCTCCGACCCCCTTGTGGAATTCCGGGTGGCCTTGGACGGAGCCGTAGCAAGAAGTCTTGTCACTCCGCAGGAACGGTGGGAGCTGCTCGCTGAGTTGGGCGAACTCTATTTCGGAGAACGTACCAGGGCAAGCCTTTTTCGGACCCGGACCTTTGACGCATTGGCCGCCACGCAAGGGCGGAAGCTGCGCGCCTACATCGAAGGGGTGAGTTTTACGGCAAAACGAGAGGACGCCCTTGAGGCGCTGCGCTTTTGCGCAACCCATCGAGACGCTCTCGTAAGCGAAGCGGCTCGAAACCGGTCGCCGCTCGATCAGAGCATTACCGAACTGGCGCAGAGAGGGGTGCTGCGGGGCGATGGGGAACTTCATTCTCTGCAGAACCTGCTCGCCTCGCAGCCCTACCGGGATGAGGATGTCGGGGGCATCATCCGGGGAGTTCGGCGACGCTTCCTGATCCTGCATTGGATGCAGGGGAGGCGGCTAGAACCCCCGGCCGAGGCGTTGGCCTTGCTCCCGAACCACTGGACCCAAGAGGTCCCCGATGACGAGGAGCTGGCGTGCTGGCTCGGGCGCAACGCCATGCGAAGGCATGAATTCGAGGCCGAATGGCGCCGTCGTGCTACATGCGAATGGCTTGAAAGTTTGCCGAACGATGCCGACGAGCCCGCGATCCCCCGACGCAAGAATTTGTCTGCGGGGGATGCCTGCTTGCTGGACTGGGCCGAAAAAGCGGGCATCCGAGCGCCCGGGGAATCTCGGGAAGCGCCACAAGCCTGCATCGACTGGCTTCTCCTGCAGGGCCCCGGCTACTTCGGCCTGGGGGGTAGCGAGGAGCCTGCCTACAACGAGGACCTGGCCCTGATCCGTGATTTCCAGTTCCGCGGTTGGATCGCAAAATGGGCCGGCGCGGGATCCCAGGGGCGCCCGGCGTTGTGA
- a CDS encoding RiPP maturation radical SAM C-methyltransferase, producing MSELLSGSDRSDVAFVAMPFAGLDHPSLALGLLKAELLRNGIRSRVHYESLRFAAEVGAVPYVWVAGSDPMKMLGEWVFAKVLFPDLESQVGSLMDVPELSDYEPRLRPMRVRASRFIREAAERILEGGVRIVGCTSTFAQNCASLSLLREIKEIDPTVVTMMGGGNCEGALAEALVELFPFLDCVVSGEADDLITPLCKGLVEEGAKFLERPQPEGVVTRKWSLATEAGEQAAKVRPRRAVVDNLDDLPVPDYTEYFDEISSSRVRVRPGLVIEGSRGCWWGAKVLCTFCGLNGEGIRYRSKSPERFIEELETLAKRWGLRRFEAVDNILPKDYAAEVFRELAARDEKWSIFYEIKADLSLAEFKILRDAGVKWLQPGIETLSQTSLKRMRKGTSVLQNLQTLKWAQQFGMFLSWNMLVGFPGETEKDYQEINEVLPLIQHLQPPTGSTGSNPGLVPIRFDLYGYYYRQRDALGLEFRPAGNYQYIYPFAESERRKLSYYFETDAPRGEFDSEEFQKLSALMSRWAASLRQSGARPMARLEIVEENGDELRILDSREIRTEDEHRISGLGARVLLACEEMKTLAQLIEMLTEEGWRGEEAQLQETLCHLEERKLLVRQNRWVLALVLRAPLSPRVESDECPSGMVLRELKPIEDPFQENILDAYMFRSPAPAGG from the coding sequence GTGTCTGAGTTGTTATCCGGGAGCGACCGAAGCGATGTGGCCTTCGTGGCGATGCCCTTTGCCGGGCTCGATCACCCCTCTCTGGCGTTGGGACTTCTGAAAGCCGAACTTTTACGAAATGGCATCCGTTCCAGGGTCCACTACGAGTCGCTTCGTTTTGCAGCGGAAGTCGGTGCGGTCCCCTATGTCTGGGTCGCCGGATCCGACCCGATGAAGATGCTCGGTGAATGGGTCTTTGCCAAGGTTCTTTTCCCGGATCTGGAAAGCCAGGTCGGATCCTTGATGGATGTGCCCGAACTTTCGGATTACGAACCTCGGCTTCGTCCCATGAGGGTGCGAGCATCGCGCTTCATACGCGAAGCGGCGGAGAGAATCCTCGAGGGAGGAGTACGCATCGTTGGCTGTACCTCGACCTTCGCACAGAATTGCGCCTCACTCTCACTGCTCCGTGAAATCAAGGAGATCGACCCCACCGTCGTAACCATGATGGGGGGAGGGAATTGTGAGGGCGCACTGGCTGAAGCCCTCGTCGAACTCTTTCCTTTCCTAGACTGTGTCGTCTCGGGCGAGGCTGATGACCTGATCACCCCCCTGTGCAAAGGGCTTGTCGAGGAGGGCGCAAAGTTTCTCGAGAGGCCGCAGCCCGAGGGGGTCGTGACCCGCAAGTGGAGCCTCGCGACCGAAGCGGGAGAGCAAGCCGCCAAGGTCCGTCCCCGGCGGGCGGTGGTGGACAATCTCGATGATTTGCCCGTGCCCGATTACACGGAATACTTCGACGAGATCTCGTCCTCGCGAGTACGCGTCCGTCCGGGGCTGGTCATCGAGGGCTCCCGCGGTTGCTGGTGGGGCGCGAAGGTACTCTGCACCTTCTGCGGTCTCAACGGAGAGGGCATCCGCTACCGGTCCAAAAGCCCAGAGCGATTCATCGAGGAGCTTGAAACCCTTGCCAAGCGATGGGGCTTGCGGCGCTTTGAAGCGGTCGACAACATTTTGCCCAAAGACTACGCTGCGGAAGTTTTCCGGGAACTCGCTGCCCGCGACGAAAAATGGTCGATCTTTTACGAGATCAAGGCGGACCTCAGCCTGGCCGAGTTCAAGATTCTCAGGGATGCCGGCGTGAAATGGCTCCAACCCGGAATCGAAACCCTGAGCCAGACCTCACTCAAGCGCATGCGCAAGGGAACCAGCGTTTTACAAAACCTCCAGACCCTGAAATGGGCCCAGCAGTTTGGGATGTTCCTTTCCTGGAACATGTTGGTTGGATTCCCGGGCGAAACGGAAAAAGACTACCAGGAAATCAACGAGGTCCTCCCGTTGATCCAACATCTGCAGCCGCCGACGGGGAGCACGGGCAGCAACCCCGGCCTGGTCCCAATCCGGTTCGATCTCTACGGGTATTATTATCGCCAGCGGGACGCTCTGGGCCTCGAGTTCCGCCCTGCAGGAAACTACCAGTACATCTACCCGTTCGCAGAGTCGGAACGACGTAAACTCAGTTATTATTTCGAAACGGACGCACCCCGCGGGGAGTTCGACTCTGAGGAATTCCAAAAGCTTTCCGCACTGATGAGCCGCTGGGCGGCAAGCCTCCGCCAGTCGGGTGCCCGGCCCATGGCTCGACTCGAGATCGTCGAGGAGAATGGCGACGAACTTCGCATCCTCGACAGCCGCGAAATTCGAACCGAGGATGAGCATCGGATTTCCGGGTTAGGGGCCCGGGTCCTGCTCGCGTGCGAGGAGATGAAGACCCTGGCGCAGTTGATCGAAATGCTCACCGAGGAGGGTTGGAGGGGTGAAGAGGCGCAGCTCCAGGAGACCCTCTGCCACCTCGAGGAGCGCAAGCTCCTGGTCCGTCAGAACCGGTGGGTCTTGGCGCTGGTGCTTCGCGCGCCTCTCTCGCCAAGGGTCGAGTCGGATGAATGCCCCTCGGGCATGGTCCTCCGCGAGCTGAAACCCATTGAGGATCCCTTCCAAGAGAACATCCTCGACGCCTACATGTTCCGAAGCCCGGCACCGGCAGGGGGCTGA
- a CDS encoding Coq4 family protein, which translates to MLLRDPKATDSVFEIVEGFRETAAYRHAWEHVRSVPESAQIIEERYIPPTPDLKNLSALPEGTLGRVYADHMIRLGLDPAFFPKIEATDDIAFMMLRMREAHDIWHVVAGFATDVPGELGLQAFGLAQTHNPLSIALIGGGLLRTLKSATELDAIMNEVSRGWRRGREAAPFFAQRWEAGWERPIAEWRRDLGIEV; encoded by the coding sequence ATGCTTCTCCGCGACCCCAAGGCGACGGACTCTGTCTTCGAGATCGTGGAGGGGTTCCGGGAGACCGCGGCCTACCGCCACGCGTGGGAGCATGTACGTTCGGTTCCGGAGAGCGCGCAGATCATCGAGGAGCGCTATATCCCTCCCACCCCAGATCTCAAAAACCTTTCTGCGCTGCCCGAAGGCACGCTTGGGCGGGTCTACGCAGACCACATGATCCGACTTGGCCTCGACCCCGCTTTCTTCCCTAAGATCGAAGCAACGGACGACATCGCGTTCATGATGTTACGGATGCGGGAAGCCCACGATATCTGGCATGTGGTCGCCGGATTCGCGACGGATGTTCCCGGCGAGCTCGGCCTGCAAGCCTTTGGCCTTGCGCAGACTCATAATCCGCTCTCCATCGCTCTAATCGGTGGGGGCCTGTTGCGTACTCTGAAGAGTGCGACCGAGCTCGACGCGATCATGAATGAGGTGAGTCGCGGCTGGCGACGGGGCCGCGAAGCGGCGCCGTTCTTCGCACAGCGCTGGGAGGCCGGTTGGGAGCGTCCGATCGCGGAGTGGCGACGGGATCTTGGCATCGAAGTGTAG
- a CDS encoding TolC family protein has translation MAKPAGTENFEQTLARTYQTNPRLMAARASLRALDESLPQARSNWFRPKVAGSVSANYLLERQSQTGSSEDPSELELFQPQIWAELSFPLYRGGQTRNAILSAQSSIRAGEQRLRSTEQAVLGSAAAAYFAVSYYRSLVRISLEEIEKGYLPLEKMLTGMVQNRTSTITDLAQVQLQLQLSRAAYDANLGLVGAAESRFEAATGALPGDLLVPQLPAVPAESLAAALRTGLALNPDVLAANASQTTAGYGVALQKGALLPNLDLIATVEQTWTQERTIDATNRRISDDELQAVFGFRVSIPIYAGGARYSEVREARQSETAARDQARYARRQVRVRIASAWRRQKILQSELDFYEQSATAARQAVEGLLEEFRSGSTSMQEVLTARETLYLALENAETSRFKVRMTRVVLLEAMGLFEARSLKLPVSYYDPGFYLEAVEGKWIGWGIDEEHPEHEVAATQR, from the coding sequence GTGGCGAAACCGGCCGGAACCGAAAACTTCGAGCAGACGCTTGCCCGAACCTACCAGACCAACCCGAGGTTGATGGCTGCACGGGCTTCACTTCGTGCCCTTGACGAGTCCCTGCCCCAGGCTCGCAGCAACTGGTTTCGACCCAAGGTTGCGGGCTCCGTGAGTGCGAACTACCTCCTTGAACGTCAAAGTCAGACGGGCTCTTCGGAGGACCCCTCGGAGCTTGAGCTCTTCCAGCCCCAGATCTGGGCCGAGCTTTCCTTTCCACTGTATCGCGGCGGGCAGACGCGCAATGCCATCTTGTCGGCGCAGAGCTCGATTCGAGCTGGCGAGCAGAGGTTGCGCTCAACGGAACAAGCGGTTCTCGGGTCCGCGGCGGCTGCCTACTTTGCGGTTTCCTACTATCGTTCTCTTGTTCGCATCAGTCTCGAGGAGATCGAGAAGGGGTACCTGCCGCTCGAAAAAATGCTGACGGGCATGGTTCAGAACAGAACCAGCACGATCACGGACCTTGCGCAGGTCCAGCTCCAGCTCCAGCTATCGCGAGCAGCCTACGACGCGAACCTGGGCCTCGTTGGAGCTGCGGAAAGCCGATTCGAGGCCGCCACCGGGGCGCTTCCTGGTGATCTTTTGGTTCCCCAGCTTCCAGCAGTCCCGGCGGAGAGTCTCGCAGCGGCATTGCGGACAGGGCTCGCACTGAATCCCGATGTCCTTGCCGCAAACGCCAGTCAGACCACGGCCGGGTACGGCGTCGCTCTACAGAAGGGAGCGCTTCTTCCGAACCTAGACCTGATCGCCACGGTCGAGCAGACCTGGACGCAGGAGCGAACCATCGATGCGACCAATCGGCGCATCTCTGATGACGAACTCCAGGCGGTCTTTGGTTTTCGTGTCTCTATTCCCATCTATGCAGGCGGCGCGAGATATTCCGAGGTGCGCGAGGCGCGCCAGTCCGAGACGGCCGCGCGAGACCAGGCTCGCTACGCGCGTCGACAGGTGAGGGTCCGCATCGCATCGGCATGGCGTCGCCAGAAAATCCTTCAATCCGAACTGGATTTCTATGAACAATCGGCAACGGCAGCGAGGCAGGCCGTGGAGGGACTCCTTGAAGAATTCCGGAGTGGCTCAACTTCCATGCAAGAGGTGCTTACCGCTCGCGAAACTCTCTACCTGGCCCTAGAAAATGCAGAGACGTCTCGTTTCAAGGTCCGCATGACCCGAGTCGTTCTGCTCGAGGCGATGGGACTCTTCGAAGCGCGATCGCTGAAGTTGCCGGTCTCGTATTACGATCCGGGATTCTACCTCGAAGCGGTAGAGGGCAAGTGGATCGGGTGGGGCATTGACGAGGAACACCCCGAACACGAAGTCGCTGCTACCCAACGGTAG
- a CDS encoding PQ-loop domain-containing transporter, with protein MTPHWVGTIGTGLVMAAFVFQIAILLRKRKVGGLSIGSSILNMTASSSLLAYALLRDEPMFTLVMGFQLAATFFILCLHLIYRNRTA; from the coding sequence GTGACGCCGCACTGGGTTGGCACAATTGGGACAGGGCTTGTCATGGCGGCCTTTGTTTTCCAGATCGCCATTCTGCTGAGGAAACGCAAGGTGGGAGGTCTCAGCATCGGGTCGAGCATTCTCAACATGACGGCTTCCAGCTCGCTTTTGGCCTATGCCCTTCTGCGCGACGAGCCAATGTTCACCCTGGTCATGGGATTTCAGCTGGCGGCTACCTTCTTCATTCTCTGTCTTCATTTAATCTACCGGAATCGAACCGCATGA